Part of the Henckelia pumila isolate YLH828 chromosome 2, ASM3356847v2, whole genome shotgun sequence genome is shown below.
TGATATTACGaatccttaataaaattttacaacattccataaaaaaattagtaaaaGCTATTATAATTGACTGTGTCTTATAAAATTCTAAATAGCATTATTTTATGAGTAAAATGTattttggtacacgaactattggtaaaatatcatattggtatacgaattattgaaaatggcttaattggtacatgatccAATTAAAAtgtcaattttacccttaataggaattaatattatatttattaattttaaaatatcatatttatttaaaaattaattgagtaaaattcattttgatacACGAACTATATGTAAAATGTCAATTTGGTACACAAACTATaagaaaatgatttaattggtaCGTAATTTAACTAAAAAGTTTAATTTATCCTTTAGTAATTGATTTTaagttcaattattttttaataataaattcaactaagtgtacattttatttttaaaataatttttatttattgtaaattaaaatttatattaatttaaaaataaaaaaaataagtatcttaatatttttataatatatttatattttactcattaataaattatttatattttttttaaatattaataatataaaataaaatggtaTTTTTTGCTATCTATGTAAAtaattatccattaaaaaaaattgatataaattatataataataaaatcataaactcaataaataaatcatatgcaagactaaaatatatttaataacgataaaatataattaaatacatatttatttatttatatttaatttaagtgctagtaaaaaaatataaaattaaaaattattaaatcgagtaaaaaaattttgggttatTAGAACTACGTAAATTGAGATAATGAGTGAGATTTTTTTTGTGATATTTGTTTTTTCATGATCTAATCTTTAATGTTGAAAATATTTAtactaaattttgaaaaactaaaATGGTGATTATGTTTGTTTCAATCATTTAAACATAAGATCATCAGACTTCagtgatatatatttttatcatatcaatatattataatatttgttGTATAATTTGACTTAACAATTgtttatcattatatatataattaatttttaaataaatacaatattttaaaattagtcaatataatattaatttctatTAAGAATAAAATAGAACTTTTAATTGGATCATGTAACAATTAAACAATTTTTAATAGTTCGTGTATCAATATGACATTTTAAcaatagttcgtgtatcaaaatacatttttcttattattttattaaattatcgtGACATCCTCTTCCTATCGGATCTCAAATATTCTGGTCATGATACGTGTCGTGCACCGGATCGAGTGAGAAAAGAGGTTTCCGACCCTTATAATGGAAAAGAAATTGGATATGAGGGAATACTTTGAAAAATAACCTTGGTCACcaatttttttgatttatgattttttttcaaaaaaaatttgcaaaataatcTTCAAATACAAAggaaatgcaaaaacaaaataaaataaaaaaaattcagaagatTATATTTCGAAATCATGGTCTAACAAaagttatttaattaaataaatcatttgtGTTGTTTGGTGACCGGGATATTTGGGAAATTGACCTTGGTcaatatttgtttttaaaaaatgaccTCCCCATGTGATATGAATTGCACTAGGTGaggtcattttttttttaaaaaaaattgacaaagattaaaaaaaaaaataccctCCAACGGCCATTTGCGTTCCAGAATCGATCATCTAATTTTtcatttattattcttttaaaGAAATTCTCGCCTCGCCCGCCGTGGAAAGTTTGTCATGAACTCGATTTTTAGTTTCAAGATCGATTTTTGGGATTTTCGTTGGcagtctccgaacaagttgggGTTCCATCATTAATCACTTGCTCCAGGTAAATCTTTTCCCGTTCCTTTTTGCCCATATACGAACCCACCCTTCAAAATTCTGTTCAACTTCGGTGAATTGGAATCGATAATTTCCAATATTACATTCTAGTTGCCACTTGCCATTTGTGATAAAATTGCCAGACCCAATTCTATGCCACGTTTCTCTTTTCCTGTTCCTTTTTTTGccgatttgatttgattgatgaaaCCCCTTAAATAATGAACCCTTGCTTCAAAATCTATTCAACTGTGTAAATTGGAATTGGAAATTTCCAGGTCACGTCTAGTGATTGTTTTCGAGAAGCTATTTGTCATACAATTTTCCAGCGAGGCATCGATGGACATAATCAGCAGCCTGCCCGACCCAATTCTATGCCACATTCTCTCTTTTCTCCCAATCCTGCATTCTTCTGTGGAAACTAGTGTTCTAGCAAGAAGATGGAGGTATCTGTGGACTTATGTCCGCGATCTCCATTTCGGGGCAGACTATTATGATCCCTTCTATTATTATACCAAGCCCAGAAAAAGTGTGCGCTTTTCGGACATGGTTGACAGGGTTTTGTTGATGCACAATGGTTCCATAGACACTTTAACCATCGAATCAAATGAGAACACTTCTATTAGCGAGCATCAAATCGATGCATGGATCCACACTGCCATGGCACACGGGGTTCATGATTTCTTTCTCTCTGATGTTTGGTTTCCCCAATTCCATTGTAAGTGCAAGAATCTGGTCAAATTGACTCTTAAACGATGCACAATCTCTATTGAGCCTGGTGCTGTGTGTTTGCCTAGACTCAAGAAACTTTGTCTTCTCTCTAATAGTTACAAGAATGATCGATCCCTTCCTAACTTGGTTTCCGGGTGTTCAGCTGTTGAGCTGTTATGTGACTTTGACCACAAACACAAGCTCGTCTTAGATGTTCCTGCAGTACAAGATCTCCGAATACAAGATGATACTACCCAGATTATTCGGGCCTATAATATATCCTCTCTCGTTCGAGCAAATATTTGTTTTCTCAATGGCTATGTGGTAGCAGACATTAGACGTCCGAgatatatttttcaatttattgaaaAGCTATCCAATGCTAAAAGTCTTAAAATTCAAGTGAGGATTCGACGAGGGTACGTGCTTTGTTTACGTTAGTAGATTAAGAATTCCAAACTGTTTGATTTCGCGACTAATCACATTTCTTTTTAACTTATGCATCCGATGATATGATCAACTTCTCTTCAGCTTCTGAACCCGACATTATCCTTTGCAACTCGGAGGTTTCATAATTTGATCAACCTGGATTTACAAGCTAATTGGCATATCTTGACAGAATTGCTTGCATGTGCTTATAAGCTGGAATCGCTTACTATTCAAGAGGTTTCTTGATACCAATGAAAAACTTATCATCACAAagatttcctttttttttaaaaaaaaatcattttctggCACTTTGTTCTTCTCTGTAGGCTTACGAGGTATTGGTGTTATGAATTTCATCAGGTAAACAACGAACTAATTTTAGAAATTTGAGtacgaaaatatttaatttacgtatttgatttatatatttatggcATCAATTGCCTCAAATGGAGTACAAAAATCACAATTTATATTTTCAGTTTTAGAGAGATGAAATATAACACAAAATATTTATACCAAGAAAACTTGTTTTTATACCAGATCTGAAATATTTAGTACTGAAatttcatatatttgtacctaatttttaattttttatacctATTTTTCTATTAAAAAATAACTTGTGGGCCCAGGAAGTAAATACAAACTTTTCTCGAATTAGGGAGTGCAATAAAAGAAAATATCTGACAGAGACTGAATCTTAACTAAACATATGGAATGGAGAGTTTTTACCAATTAACTCTAAATAAATATGTTTGCTACAATTTCAATTTCCATTCTCTACTAACTAAAGTGagggaatatttattttatccaACTTAGAACTCGCTTAATTCCATTAAGACCCCAAGTTatagggaaaattgcttttttggtcctgtatgtttgtcactttgcgattttggtcctttatattttcagattgcagttttagtccgctatctttatttttttggcaattttagtcctttttccgatgtggcgctgacgtggcaccaattcaatgctgatgtggagctgacgtgtacagtgccacgtcagcattttcgaagaaaaaggaccgaaattgccaaaaatcgaaacatacaggactaaaactgaaatgtgaaaacataaaggaccaaaatcgcaaagtgacaaacatacaggactaaatttgcaattttccccaAGTTATATTAACTAATCACCCATTCTTTATACACGGTGTAACAGGTCACATTCTAACAAAATCATTAATAACGGTAAGGAAACCAAAATGTGGAAACTTATGCTCCTAAGTTTGTTTCGAActttctttacatgcaatttaatttctttatttcattaGGAACTGTAGAAGAATCTTCCTCAACCATATCTCCTATATATCCGAAGTCTTCAACAGAAGGATAATCtaatcaacaacaaaatcattttgaattatttagCAGATCATTTATATAGGATTATTTACACATTAGTTGTTATCTGTACTTTCTATATATTTGTACGTTGATGAATACAGTACAATACATTATGCTCATATAACTCttatatggtatcaaagccttctTACTCCaacgagttttttttttcaatggcCTCTTCAACATCAAATTTTATCACCATCAATCCAGCAGCTCAGCTTCCTCTAAAATTAACGAAGTCCAATTACTTCTCCTGGAAAGCCCAGGTTCATGCTTTACTCTTTGGATTAGATCTCCTTGGCTATCTTGATGGGACACTACCATGCCCTTCTTCAACGCTCACTACAGAAGGAAAAACTATTCCGAATCCAGACCATCTCTCATGGCGTCGCCAAGACCAGTTGATTCTTCACGCTATTCTAGCTTCCTCAAGTGAATCGGTCATTCCGCTCGTCTCTTCGGCAACCTCAAGCCATGAAGCATGGACTCGTCTCTCTCATCTCTTTGCAAAACGATCTTCTACTCACATTATCCATCTCAAAGACAAGATAACTACGCTTACTCGTGGTTCTCTCTTTGTCACAGACTTTCTCACATCCATTAAACAAATTGCTGATGAACTCACTACACTCGGCGATCCTCCAAGTGATGCTAATCTTCTCATCTATGCTACCCGTGGGCTCGGTCCTGCTTACAAAGAACTGGTTACAGCTATCAGAACTAGATACAATGTGGCTCCATTCGAAGAATTGTTCGATAAAATCATCGATCATGAAACTTTCCTCCTCCATCATGACAAACAGCTCCTGGAATCCGAACCACCTACAATTAATCTTGCCAAGTATTCCCACTCTTCTCCAAAATCATTTCGGCCCAAACCTTCATCAAACACACGTCCTCTTCTTCCCAACCCTCCACCCACTACCAAGCTTAATCCACCAAATGTCTTTAACCATACACAAAATACAGTTATCTATCAATATTGTAACAAGCCATATCATACGGCCAACCGCTGCTTCAAGCTCTTTCCTCATCTCCGCACTCAGCGTCCAAGTGCCAATCATGTTGTCTTACCTCTCAACTCTCCTCAAAATCAATGGATTATGGACTCTGGAGCATCTCACCATGTCACTTCCCAACTCTCCAACTTATCTCTTCACCACCCATATGATGGGCCTGATGATATCCACATAGGTGATGACTCAGGTTTGCCAATAACTCACACTGGTTCTGTTTCTCTTCACCCATTTTTTAATTTATCTCATGTTCTTTGTGCTCCCTCCATTAAACAAAATCTAATTTCCGTTTCTCAATTCTGTCGTTCAAATAACACATCCATTGAATTCTTCCCTACAcattttgttgtcaaggatttgcATACAAGGACTCATCTACTACAGGGAAACAATCGGAATGATCTGTATGAGTGGCCACGTGCAGAACCTACTGGTAAACACATCAACTTGGCAGTCACCATTGGGGCTACTGCCAAAGCTTCTCCAAAAACGTGGCATGAGCGTCTCGGTCATCCTTCTACCAATATTGCCAATAAACTTGTTCTGTGAGAACCCAGCTTTCAGCCTTCAAGCAAGCAATGAAGAGCCTTAACGGAAGGAAGGAAGGCAGATGTTTCAAATTCAAAATTGATGTGAGTAGCAGTCAAGAATTGTAACAGCAAGAATAAAGAGGAATCATGGCTGTTAATGGGAATTATTGGCCATGAATGAGAGGCTTTTCACTTAGATTTTCAGCCTATAAATAGTGGCCAAAGTCTGAATGAAGATCACACCCAAAAAACTCCAAATTCTCGAGTACCAAGCTGCTGTTTTTTTGGTTTTCTTGAGCTCCATTTTTGTTGCCCAGTGTGCTGCCATTTGTGGTTGATAGAGGCTGCAAAATCCTCTCCATATATCAGAATTATTGCATAGCTTGTGTCCCTCCTAAATTCGAAGACATCAGCAACCGTACGAAGCTCAAAATCCTGCTCATTGTCGAGCACAAGTGATAAACAGAAATCTCGGAAAAAAAGTCGGCATCGTTTCGATCATACTGTCTGTCCATTTTGGAAGAGGTTTCTGTCCATTTCAAGTGCAAGTTTCTGCCTGTTCCTGAAGCCTTCGAATCTACCCAAGTTCAAGTAATCATCTACTGCAACCAAATCCAAAAAGTTGCCCGAGTTCAAGCCAAGAAGCAGCGCCGAAGTCGAGCGAGGAGTTGCATTTTTCCAGAAAAGTTGAGCAGCTTAGTTCCCTTAAAACCGAACAGATTTCGTTGTGAATCTAGTTCAAGTTTTGCCGAAGTCGAGGCTCTCCAACAATCTTTACTCCTACACGATTTTCTTAGAAATCGAATACGGTAAGTGGGCTTCTACCTTTCTTTTGTGTGATATAAGTTTctacacttatatttatttttgcgtgtgagttaagttttataacataaatacttatattttgaaaatttgatcgGCATGATAATATTCGTTtcactttgatatatatattatttgttggctatatgtgatattatttgaagcatgttagaattatttggaaatatttgagatgcactgttaagagtcgatttagaaatggttaaggaatttccgacgatttgatttgatttgatatggccctgatgcggtgggttataataaccgttcctttggcctcgccccttagaggagtaacatataggggactgatcagtagaaccacggaaaatgagataattaacaGTGCAATATTTGCTTCGTATTTGTTCGAATTCAACATGCTTATTTTGTTTCGAGATTATGAAATATACATgagtacatgtaaatatattttggtatttatcgtgctcgatcggcccccacttgctgagtgtttcccaaaacactcacccccttactttCCTCCCCAGATACCGAAGAAAATCTAGAAGAGGATGAACAATATGCattctggggttggtgatcaaCTTGAAGTTTTATTAGAagttattttctattattttgtcgtTTCCGCTATTGTCGTATTTCCTATTTTGTAAAGACatatttgattatgtaaaagaCTGGTTGAAGGTTGTTCTCTATACTACGTGGCTTGTTGTTTTTCAATTCGAAAtgttaaacaacgccgatgtcaacAAGGCCCGgtttcggggcgtgacattttTGTGGTATCAGAGAACACGTATTTCAAGCTGAACTGATTCAACTAAACATGGTAGAATTTGATGTCATTCTGGGGATGTATTGGCTAgcaaataatcatgcattagTTGATTGTCGCATGAAGAATGTCAAACTGCGAACTTCAAACCTCGACGAAGTCATTTATCATGGTAAAACCAAGGAGCAGAAGTCTCTTTTATCTGCTTCTCAAGCTTGGAAAGCTATGACAAGTGGAGAAGAAGTATACGTAGCCGTAGTAGGTGAGGTAAAGGAAGAAGTTACGCTTGCATTAGAAGAGATTCCGGTTGTACAAGAGTTTTCGGATGTGTTTCCTGAAGAACTCCTTGGAGTAATTCCTTACCGCGAggtggaatttgagattaatcTAGTACCCGGTGCTGCACCTATCTCAAAAGAACCATATCGAATGGCTCCAGCggaattgaaagaattaaaagagcAACTGCAAGAATTGTTGGATAAAAAGCAAATACGACCAAGCGCATTTccttggggagccccggttctatttgtgaagaagaaagatagGAGTATGAGGTTGTGTATCGACTATCGAGAACTCAATAagatcacaatcaagaacaagtacccccttccaagaattgatgatttgtttgaccaacTCAAAGGAGCTACAGTC
Proteins encoded:
- the LOC140883738 gene encoding F-box/FBD/LRR-repeat protein At5g56420-like isoform X2 — encoded protein: MDIISSLPDPILCHILSFLPILHSSVETSVLARRWRYLWTYVRDLHFGADYYDPFYYYTKPRKSVRFSDMVDRVLLMHNGSIDTLTIESNENTSISEHQIDAWIHTAMAHGVHDFFLSDVWFPQFHCKCKNLVKLTLKRCTISIEPGAVCLPRLKKLCLLSNSYKNDRSLPNLVSGCSAVELLCDFDHKHKLVLDVPAVQDLRIQDDTTQIIRAYNISSLVRANICFLNGYVVADIRRPRYIFQFIEKLSNAKSLKIQVRIRRGF
- the LOC140883738 gene encoding F-box/FBD/LRR-repeat protein At5g56420-like isoform X1, which produces MDIISSLPDPILCHILSFLPILHSSVETSVLARRWRYLWTYVRDLHFGADYYDPFYYYTKPRKSVRFSDMVDRVLLMHNGSIDTLTIESNENTSISEHQIDAWIHTAMAHGVHDFFLSDVWFPQFHCKCKNLVKLTLKRCTISIEPGAVCLPRLKKLCLLSNSYKNDRSLPNLVSGCSAVELLCDFDHKHKLVLDVPAVQDLRIQDDTTQIIRAYNISSLVRANICFLNGYVVADIRRPRYIFQFIEKLSNAKSLKIQVRIRRGYVLCLR